One window from the genome of Rhinolophus ferrumequinum isolate MPI-CBG mRhiFer1 chromosome 10, mRhiFer1_v1.p, whole genome shotgun sequence encodes:
- the ARHGAP9 gene encoding rho GTPase-activating protein 9 isoform X1, which produces MLSGRWWPSTWGSLGLGPRNTSRGSKLCALYAFTYTAADGRQVSLAEGDRFLLLRKTNSDWWLVRRLGASSTSRPIFVPAAYMTEESIPSQSPTTITPGHFWSPGPKLFLGSLEKLRLSQETPGRAQATSQQPPPLPPKMCRSVSVTDLKSTPLKPFQEGPSGRSLSQEDLLTEGSAHVAGPQPLMSEAPVYCNLVDLRSCPRSPPPSPACPPLQRLDAWEQHLDPNSGRCFYINPLTGCKSWKPPRRSRTRETNPGSMEGTQTLNRDNGVLQSQAEGSESDTGPPELLDHQGSPYLCQRASQLNPSDQPSTWQTPRPLPQVLDDPHEVEKSGPLNVTKIAQGGRKLRKNWGPSWVVLAGNSLVFYREPPPTAPSSAWGPAGSRPESSVDLRGAALAHGRHLSSRRNVLHIRTVPGHEFLLQSDHETELRAWHCALRDVIERLDRENPLELRLSSSGPAELSAGEDEEEESEPVSKPLLRFGARRSSSRCPEGIEQNRVRNKLKRLIAKRPPLQSLQERGLLRDQVFGCQLESLCQREGDTVPSFVRLCVAAVDKRGLDVDGIYRVSGNLAVVQKLRFLVDRERAVTSDGRYVFPEQPGQEGRLDLDSAEWDDIHVVTGALKLFLRELPQPLVPSLLLPHFRAALALSESEQCRSQIRELIVSMPKPNHDTLRYLLEHLCRVIAHSEKNRMTPHNLGIVFGPTLFRPEQETSDPAAHALYPGQLVQLMLTDFTSLF; this is translated from the exons ATGCTGTCAGGCCGGTGGTGGCCAAGTACTTGGGGGAGTCTAGGGCTGGGGCCCCGAAACACTTCTCGGGGATCCAAGCTCTGTGCCCTCTATGCCTTCACTTACACTGCGGCAGATGGGCGGCAGGTATCTCTGGCTGAAGGGGACAGATTCCTACTGCTTCGGAAGACCAACTCAGACTGGTGGTTGGTGAGGCGCCTGGGCGCTTCCTCCACCTCTCGACCCATCTTTGTCCCAGCTGCCTACATGACAGAGGAATCTATCCCTTCCCAGAGCCCAACCACCATCACCCCCGGCCACTTCTGGAGTCCTG GTCCAAAATTGTTTCTTGGCTCATTGGAGAAGCTGCGCCTGTCTCAGGAAACCCCAGGCAGAGCCCAGGCTACCTCTCAGcagcctcctcctcttccccccaaAATGTGTAGAAGTGTTAGTGTTACCGATTTGAAGTCTACCCCCCTGAAGCCCTTCCAGGAAGGACCAAGTGGAAGATCTCTGTCCCAGGAAGACTTGCTGACAGAGGGCAGTGCCCACGTG GCGGGACCCCAGCCCCTCATGTCAGAGGCCCCTGTGTACTGCAACTTGGTGGACCTTCGCAGCTGTCCCCGGTCCCCGCCCCCAAGCCCTGCCTGCCCCCCTCTGCAGAGGCTGGATGCCTGGGAACAGCACCTGGACCCCAACTCTGGACGCTGCTTTTACATAAATCCGCTAACTGGCTGCAAGTCCTGGAAGCCCCCACGCCGCAGTCGCACCCGGGAGACG aaCCCTGGCTCCATGGAGGGGACACAGACCCTGAATAGGGACAACGGTGTCCTGCAATCTCAGGCAGAGGGCTCAGAATCTGACACAGGGCCCCCAGAACTGCTCGACCACCAG GGTTCACCCTACCTCTGCCAACGCGCCTCCCAGCTCAACCCCTCAGACCAGCCTTCAACCTGGCAGACCCCCCGGCCTCTGCCGCAGGTCCTGGACGACCCCCAT GAGGTGGAAAAGTCGGGTCCGCTCAACGTGACTAAGATCGCCCAGGGGGGGCGCAAGCTCAG GAAGAACTGGGGCCCATCGTGGGTGGTGTTAGCGGGTAACAGCCTGGTGTTTTACCGAGAGCCACCGCCGACCGCGCCCTCCTCAGCCTGG GGACCAGCGGGTAGCCGACCCGAAAGCAGTGTGGACCTGCGCGGGGCGGCCCTGGCCCATGGCCGTCACCTGTCCAGCCGCCGCAACGTCCTGCAC ATTCGAACGGTCCCTGGCCATGAGTTCCTGTTGCAGTCAGACCACGAGACTGAGCTGCGGGCCTGGCACTGCGCGCTGCGAGATGTCATCGAACGCCTG GATCGGGAGAACCCCCTGGAGCTGCGTCTGTCAAGCTCTGGACCCGCGGAGCTGAGCGCCGGGGAGGACGAAGAAGAGGAGTCTGAACCCGTGTCCAAGCCACTGCTACGTTTCGGCGCCCGCAGGAGCTCCA GTCGCTGTCCCGAAGGAATTGAGCAGAACCGCGTCCGGAACAAGCTGAAGCGGCTTATCGCGAAGAGACCACCCTTGCAAAGCCTGCAGGAGCGGGGCCTGCTCCGAG ACCAGGTGTTTGGCTGCCAGTTGGAATCACTGTGCCAGCGGGAAGGGGACACCGTGCCCAGCTTTGTGCGGCTCTGCGTTGCAGCTGTGGATAAGAGAG GTCTAGATGTAGATGGCATTTACCGGGTGAGCGGGAACTTGGCAGTGGTCCAGAAACTTCGCTTCCTCGTGGACAGAG AGCGGGCGGTCACCTCCGATGGGAGGTACGTGTTCCCTGAACAACCAGGACAAG AAGGCCGCTTAGATTTGGACAGTGCTGAGTGGGATGACATTCATGTGGTCACTGGAGCCCTGAAGCTTTTTCTCAGGGAGCTACCCCAGCCTCTGGTACCCTCACTGCTGCTGCCCCATTTTCGTGCTGCCCTTG CACTTTCCGAATCAGAGCAGTGCCGCTCTCAAATACGAGAATTAATAGTCTCAATGCCAAAGCCCAACCATGACACTCTGAGGTACCTCCTGGAGCATTTATGCAG GGTGATAGCGCATTCCGAAAAGAACCGCATGACCCCCCACAACCTGGGAATTGTGTTTGGACCAACCCTGTTTCGGCCTGAACAGGAGACATCTGACCCAGCAGCCCATGCACTCTACCCTGGGCAGCTAGTCCAGCTGATGCTCACTGACTTCACCAGCCTCTTCTGA
- the ARHGAP9 gene encoding rho GTPase-activating protein 9 isoform X2: MSEAPVYCNLVDLRSCPRSPPPSPACPPLQRLDAWEQHLDPNSGRCFYINPLTGCKSWKPPRRSRTRETNPGSMEGTQTLNRDNGVLQSQAEGSESDTGPPELLDHQGSPYLCQRASQLNPSDQPSTWQTPRPLPQVLDDPHEVEKSGPLNVTKIAQGGRKLRKNWGPSWVVLAGNSLVFYREPPPTAPSSAWGPAGSRPESSVDLRGAALAHGRHLSSRRNVLHIRTVPGHEFLLQSDHETELRAWHCALRDVIERLDRENPLELRLSSSGPAELSAGEDEEEESEPVSKPLLRFGARRSSSRCPEGIEQNRVRNKLKRLIAKRPPLQSLQERGLLRDQVFGCQLESLCQREGDTVPSFVRLCVAAVDKRGLDVDGIYRVSGNLAVVQKLRFLVDRERAVTSDGRYVFPEQPGQEGRLDLDSAEWDDIHVVTGALKLFLRELPQPLVPSLLLPHFRAALALSESEQCRSQIRELIVSMPKPNHDTLRYLLEHLCRVIAHSEKNRMTPHNLGIVFGPTLFRPEQETSDPAAHALYPGQLVQLMLTDFTSLF, from the exons ATGTCAGAGGCCCCTGTGTACTGCAACTTGGTGGACCTTCGCAGCTGTCCCCGGTCCCCGCCCCCAAGCCCTGCCTGCCCCCCTCTGCAGAGGCTGGATGCCTGGGAACAGCACCTGGACCCCAACTCTGGACGCTGCTTTTACATAAATCCGCTAACTGGCTGCAAGTCCTGGAAGCCCCCACGCCGCAGTCGCACCCGGGAGACG aaCCCTGGCTCCATGGAGGGGACACAGACCCTGAATAGGGACAACGGTGTCCTGCAATCTCAGGCAGAGGGCTCAGAATCTGACACAGGGCCCCCAGAACTGCTCGACCACCAG GGTTCACCCTACCTCTGCCAACGCGCCTCCCAGCTCAACCCCTCAGACCAGCCTTCAACCTGGCAGACCCCCCGGCCTCTGCCGCAGGTCCTGGACGACCCCCAT GAGGTGGAAAAGTCGGGTCCGCTCAACGTGACTAAGATCGCCCAGGGGGGGCGCAAGCTCAG GAAGAACTGGGGCCCATCGTGGGTGGTGTTAGCGGGTAACAGCCTGGTGTTTTACCGAGAGCCACCGCCGACCGCGCCCTCCTCAGCCTGG GGACCAGCGGGTAGCCGACCCGAAAGCAGTGTGGACCTGCGCGGGGCGGCCCTGGCCCATGGCCGTCACCTGTCCAGCCGCCGCAACGTCCTGCAC ATTCGAACGGTCCCTGGCCATGAGTTCCTGTTGCAGTCAGACCACGAGACTGAGCTGCGGGCCTGGCACTGCGCGCTGCGAGATGTCATCGAACGCCTG GATCGGGAGAACCCCCTGGAGCTGCGTCTGTCAAGCTCTGGACCCGCGGAGCTGAGCGCCGGGGAGGACGAAGAAGAGGAGTCTGAACCCGTGTCCAAGCCACTGCTACGTTTCGGCGCCCGCAGGAGCTCCA GTCGCTGTCCCGAAGGAATTGAGCAGAACCGCGTCCGGAACAAGCTGAAGCGGCTTATCGCGAAGAGACCACCCTTGCAAAGCCTGCAGGAGCGGGGCCTGCTCCGAG ACCAGGTGTTTGGCTGCCAGTTGGAATCACTGTGCCAGCGGGAAGGGGACACCGTGCCCAGCTTTGTGCGGCTCTGCGTTGCAGCTGTGGATAAGAGAG GTCTAGATGTAGATGGCATTTACCGGGTGAGCGGGAACTTGGCAGTGGTCCAGAAACTTCGCTTCCTCGTGGACAGAG AGCGGGCGGTCACCTCCGATGGGAGGTACGTGTTCCCTGAACAACCAGGACAAG AAGGCCGCTTAGATTTGGACAGTGCTGAGTGGGATGACATTCATGTGGTCACTGGAGCCCTGAAGCTTTTTCTCAGGGAGCTACCCCAGCCTCTGGTACCCTCACTGCTGCTGCCCCATTTTCGTGCTGCCCTTG CACTTTCCGAATCAGAGCAGTGCCGCTCTCAAATACGAGAATTAATAGTCTCAATGCCAAAGCCCAACCATGACACTCTGAGGTACCTCCTGGAGCATTTATGCAG GGTGATAGCGCATTCCGAAAAGAACCGCATGACCCCCCACAACCTGGGAATTGTGTTTGGACCAACCCTGTTTCGGCCTGAACAGGAGACATCTGACCCAGCAGCCCATGCACTCTACCCTGGGCAGCTAGTCCAGCTGATGCTCACTGACTTCACCAGCCTCTTCTGA
- the ARHGAP9 gene encoding rho GTPase-activating protein 9 isoform X3, whose product MASGCSFTSLSPQNPGSMEGTQTLNRDNGVLQSQAEGSESDTGPPELLDHQGSPYLCQRASQLNPSDQPSTWQTPRPLPQVLDDPHEVEKSGPLNVTKIAQGGRKLRKNWGPSWVVLAGNSLVFYREPPPTAPSSAWGPAGSRPESSVDLRGAALAHGRHLSSRRNVLHIRTVPGHEFLLQSDHETELRAWHCALRDVIERLDRENPLELRLSSSGPAELSAGEDEEEESEPVSKPLLRFGARRSSSRCPEGIEQNRVRNKLKRLIAKRPPLQSLQERGLLRDQVFGCQLESLCQREGDTVPSFVRLCVAAVDKRGLDVDGIYRVSGNLAVVQKLRFLVDRERAVTSDGRYVFPEQPGQEGRLDLDSAEWDDIHVVTGALKLFLRELPQPLVPSLLLPHFRAALALSESEQCRSQIRELIVSMPKPNHDTLRYLLEHLCRVIAHSEKNRMTPHNLGIVFGPTLFRPEQETSDPAAHALYPGQLVQLMLTDFTSLF is encoded by the exons ATGGCATCTGGATGTAGCTttacctccctctccccccagaaCCCTGGCTCCATGGAGGGGACACAGACCCTGAATAGGGACAACGGTGTCCTGCAATCTCAGGCAGAGGGCTCAGAATCTGACACAGGGCCCCCAGAACTGCTCGACCACCAG GGTTCACCCTACCTCTGCCAACGCGCCTCCCAGCTCAACCCCTCAGACCAGCCTTCAACCTGGCAGACCCCCCGGCCTCTGCCGCAGGTCCTGGACGACCCCCAT GAGGTGGAAAAGTCGGGTCCGCTCAACGTGACTAAGATCGCCCAGGGGGGGCGCAAGCTCAG GAAGAACTGGGGCCCATCGTGGGTGGTGTTAGCGGGTAACAGCCTGGTGTTTTACCGAGAGCCACCGCCGACCGCGCCCTCCTCAGCCTGG GGACCAGCGGGTAGCCGACCCGAAAGCAGTGTGGACCTGCGCGGGGCGGCCCTGGCCCATGGCCGTCACCTGTCCAGCCGCCGCAACGTCCTGCAC ATTCGAACGGTCCCTGGCCATGAGTTCCTGTTGCAGTCAGACCACGAGACTGAGCTGCGGGCCTGGCACTGCGCGCTGCGAGATGTCATCGAACGCCTG GATCGGGAGAACCCCCTGGAGCTGCGTCTGTCAAGCTCTGGACCCGCGGAGCTGAGCGCCGGGGAGGACGAAGAAGAGGAGTCTGAACCCGTGTCCAAGCCACTGCTACGTTTCGGCGCCCGCAGGAGCTCCA GTCGCTGTCCCGAAGGAATTGAGCAGAACCGCGTCCGGAACAAGCTGAAGCGGCTTATCGCGAAGAGACCACCCTTGCAAAGCCTGCAGGAGCGGGGCCTGCTCCGAG ACCAGGTGTTTGGCTGCCAGTTGGAATCACTGTGCCAGCGGGAAGGGGACACCGTGCCCAGCTTTGTGCGGCTCTGCGTTGCAGCTGTGGATAAGAGAG GTCTAGATGTAGATGGCATTTACCGGGTGAGCGGGAACTTGGCAGTGGTCCAGAAACTTCGCTTCCTCGTGGACAGAG AGCGGGCGGTCACCTCCGATGGGAGGTACGTGTTCCCTGAACAACCAGGACAAG AAGGCCGCTTAGATTTGGACAGTGCTGAGTGGGATGACATTCATGTGGTCACTGGAGCCCTGAAGCTTTTTCTCAGGGAGCTACCCCAGCCTCTGGTACCCTCACTGCTGCTGCCCCATTTTCGTGCTGCCCTTG CACTTTCCGAATCAGAGCAGTGCCGCTCTCAAATACGAGAATTAATAGTCTCAATGCCAAAGCCCAACCATGACACTCTGAGGTACCTCCTGGAGCATTTATGCAG GGTGATAGCGCATTCCGAAAAGAACCGCATGACCCCCCACAACCTGGGAATTGTGTTTGGACCAACCCTGTTTCGGCCTGAACAGGAGACATCTGACCCAGCAGCCCATGCACTCTACCCTGGGCAGCTAGTCCAGCTGATGCTCACTGACTTCACCAGCCTCTTCTGA